Part of the Candidatus Binatia bacterium genome, TCCTTAACCACCAGCAAAATGCCGTTCAGGCGCGGCATCGTGGTAAAAACCCCAAGCACGACCACGGTTCCCCCACGGCGCACCAACGGCAACGCCTGTTCAAGCGTGTCCGCGTGTCCCCCCACTGTCTCCACGACGATATCAGGTGCGCGCTCAGAGGCGGCTTCGCACACTTCCGCGTACGCGTTGGCGCCGGTGAACACGCGCGCCGCTCCTAAGCGACGGGCTGCCTCCGCTTGGTGCGGGTGCCGCGCGGTAGCCCACACCTCGCTGGCACCACTCCAATGTGCCGCAGCCACAGAGAGAAGGCCAATTGTACCTGCTCCGAGCACACACACGCGGTCTCCAGGCCGCATAGGCGCAATGCGCAGCCCGTGCCACGCTACGCTCAGGGGCTCCGCCAGTGCCGCAACGGCCCAATCCAGCCTCTGTGGCATCGGAAACACGGCCGCCTCCGGCACGCGGACGAAGTCGGCAAAACCACCATCGATCATATTTCCGAGCAATCGGAGGTCTGGGCAAAGTTGATAGTTCCCGCTCAGACAGAAGTTACATACTCGGCATGGGACCAGCGGTTCTATGACAACGGCATCCCCTTCTCGCACCCGGCGCACCCCACTGCCCAGGCGCGCCACCTCACCACTGATCTCGTGCCCAGGACAGACAGGCGGCGGGGGGAACTGCCCAGTAAAAAAATGCAAGTCGCTACCGCAAATTCCACAGTTGCGCACGCGCACGACGACCTCACCGTCCCTAGGCTCGGGCATCGCTGTTTCCCGCACCTCGATCCTTCCCGGCTCCACACAATATGCTGCACGCACTTGCCGTGTCCTCCTTCGAGCCTAGATCTACGCGTAGGCGCGCGACAAAAACCAGTACGTTCCTGCGGCTAAAACCACACCCGATCCCCCATCCACCAGCCAGCCGCCCGCGCGCGGATGGCAACGCCGCAACCATTGCAGCACAGGCCACGCGGTCGCGACCACGGCCAATTGGCCGAGTTCCACGCCGACGTTGAAGCCACCTAATGACAGAGCCAACGCCGTCGGCGGCAAGCCGACGTCGAGCAGCACCGAAGCAAAGCCAAACCCGTGTACCAAACCAAAGAGAAACGCCACACTCCAGCGTAACGACTCGGAATGCTGGACATCCCGCGCCCAGGCGAAAAACGCGGCAGAAAACAGCGCCAATCCAGCGGCCACCACTGGCGGCACCTTGCCTGCGCCGGCAAAAGCCGCGAGCGCCACCGCGACCAGTGCAGCCACAAGCCCCCACGGGCCCGCCCATTGGCCCTTTGCACGCAACCAGAAATTTTCCACCGCCACCATGACGATCGAAAACCCAATGAGCGCCTCCACCGCACTTGCCTCCGGTCGCACCCAACCCAGAGCCGACAGAGCCAAGGTGACGCTGTGCGCAAGCGTAAACGACGTGATCACCTTGGCGAGCGCCGACAACGAACCGCCCACCAAAATCAACGCAAGTACAAACACCAGGTGATCGTACCCGCTCGCGATGTGCTCAATTCCCAGCCATAGGTAGGTGGCAAAGCCACCTGGGACGGCGCCTTTGCCGCCGGCAGCACTGAGCAACAGCCATTCGCGTTGGGTTGACGTGAGCACGCGCTCGGGCGGCGATATCGGAAAGCCTTCCACACGCGCAAAGTGCAAATGGGTCGGCACGACATCGAACAACACATCGCTACGCACACGCACCCGGGTGCCGTGCGGGCACGCGAGCCCCCACTGCGCTGCCAAGCGGCCACCACCGGGGTGGAGGACGCGCGGCGGCGACACTACGGCACACGGCGCATCATCTACGAACAGCCGCAGTTGGCTGACCGCATAAGCGGCAAATTCACGATCGCGACTAGCGCTCGGGTACACGCCCCAAGAAAAGTGCGTGGCATCCAACTCGGCCATGCGAAAGGTCACTTCCACATGCGTTCCATTGAATCGCCAGGTGGAGTAAGAGTGCGTGCGATCGTGCGCCCGCGCTACTGTGGCGACGGCAAGCACGAGGGCAGCAGTAAGCCATGGCAATTGAGCACTTCTGCTCCCACCTGTGCGTCCGTTCATCGCGCTTGCCCTCGGATGTCCGCAGCGACGTCGGGAGCGACGACAACATCGGCACGTGCGCGCAATTCGTCGAGATACGTACGCAAAGCCTGCTCCGCAGCTTGTCGGCGAAATTCGTTGGCCACCTGCGGCCGAATCTCCGCAAACGGCGGCGGTTCCCCCTGACGCCGCTCGACGACATGGAAAATGTGTACACCGGTGGCGGAGCGAACCGGCGCGCTCACGCTACCCGTGGGCAAGTCTGCAAGGACTCGCACTGCAGTGGGGCCCAACAACTCCCCGAGTTTGCTCAACGGCAAGAGTGCGTCGGGTAGCGGTGGCGACTCCTCCTGCCCAGCAGCGGCCCGCAAGGCTTCGAAGCTCTCCCCATTGAGAATCCGCTGGTGAATAGCCCGCGCACGACCCTCCACCGCTGCCGCTTCCTGCGGCGCGGCAATGGGAAACCAAATTTGCCGGACTCGCAACAACTCCGGCCCAGTGAACCAGTCGCGGTTGGCCTCGTAAAAGCGCTCAAGCTCGGCCTCGCTGACCTCCACATTTTCCTGTGTGGCGACCACCGAATCGATCACAGCACTCACCAAGGCACGGCGGGCGCGCAGGTCGGTCCGCGGTAATTCCAGTTCCAAGGCGCGCTGCAGCAACAACTCCTCGTCGATGAGTCGCTGCACAGCCAAAGCGCGATCCTCGGGAGTCAGCGGCGATTTTCGATCGCTCGCCAGCGCTTGGAGAGTACGTTCGTACTCCGCCCTTGAGATAAGCGCACCGCCGACCCTCGCCACAGCATCAGGGGGAAGCCGTTCACCCCCGCCCTGAGGGGCCACCAGCCCAAAAGCGGTGAGAGCGACGCCACCTAGCATCCCGAGACCGGAAAGCCAACGAATTCGTCTACGCGAGGAGGGCGTTGCAATCACTAGCTCGGCGGGCGGAGATAAATCGGACTCGACCACGCGCGTTCCTGGTTCGGCCATAGGCAATCGTCCTCGTACGGTGTGCGATAATCGCCGTAGCAGGGACGAACCTCCACACAATTCCCTTGTTCGTCGTAACGGCAGCGCAAACCACCAGCATTGACCGCCAATGTCGGCTCCTGCAGAGCACGCACGTAGTAAACGAACTCACGGCCGGCGCCAACAAACTCCGGGTCGTCAAACTCGACTTCGCATCCCGTGGTGCTATTCGGGCATTCGAACCGCCGCCACGGGTCCTCGATCAACGAGCCGATGGGCTCGCCGGCAAAGTCCTGTGGGCGAATCCGCACAACGTGGATTTCCACGATCCGATGGCGTTCGTCGCTCGGGTGGTAGCACTCCCCGCGGCA contains:
- a CDS encoding alcohol dehydrogenase catalytic domain-containing protein, whose amino-acid sequence is MRAAYCVEPGRIEVRETAMPEPRDGEVVVRVRNCGICGSDLHFFTGQFPPPPVCPGHEISGEVARLGSGVRRVREGDAVVIEPLVPCRVCNFCLSGNYQLCPDLRLLGNMIDGGFADFVRVPEAAVFPMPQRLDWAVAALAEPLSVAWHGLRIAPMRPGDRVCVLGAGTIGLLSVAAAHWSGASEVWATARHPHQAEAARRLGAARVFTGANAYAEVCEAASERAPDIVVETVGGHADTLEQALPLVRRGGTVVVLGVFTTMPRLNGILLVVK
- a CDS encoding HupE/UreJ family protein, which produces MNGRTGGSRSAQLPWLTAALVLAVATVARAHDRTHSYSTWRFNGTHVEVTFRMAELDATHFSWGVYPSASRDREFAAYAVSQLRLFVDDAPCAVVSPPRVLHPGGGRLAAQWGLACPHGTRVRVRSDVLFDVVPTHLHFARVEGFPISPPERVLTSTQREWLLLSAAGGKGAVPGGFATYLWLGIEHIASGYDHLVFVLALILVGGSLSALAKVITSFTLAHSVTLALSALGWVRPEASAVEALIGFSIVMVAVENFWLRAKGQWAGPWGLVAALVAVALAAFAGAGKVPPVVAAGLALFSAAFFAWARDVQHSESLRWSVAFLFGLVHGFGFASVLLDVGLPPTALALSLGGFNVGVELGQLAVVATAWPVLQWLRRCHPRAGGWLVDGGSGVVLAAGTYWFLSRAYA
- a CDS encoding peptidylprolyl isomerase, whose protein sequence is MAEPGTRVVESDLSPPAELVIATPSSRRRIRWLSGLGMLGGVALTAFGLVAPQGGGERLPPDAVARVGGALISRAEYERTLQALASDRKSPLTPEDRALAVQRLIDEELLLQRALELELPRTDLRARRALVSAVIDSVVATQENVEVSEAELERFYEANRDWFTGPELLRVRQIWFPIAAPQEAAAVEGRARAIHQRILNGESFEALRAAAGQEESPPLPDALLPLSKLGELLGPTAVRVLADLPTGSVSAPVRSATGVHIFHVVERRQGEPPPFAEIRPQVANEFRRQAAEQALRTYLDELRARADVVVAPDVAADIRGQAR